GTGCCGATTTTAGTATACAACTCTATGCACCAAAAATTGAGTTTGTCTACAGTCTGAAATGACTTCCGCATTGGAAGTCATTTTTAAAAAAGTTTGCTTATTGTAAATGTATCCTTTCTCCCTACTTTTTTCTATATAAAGGTTGCAAGACGGTTGACTAATCGCAAAACTTATTTAGGATTCTAGGGGGAAATAAGATGACTATTTATCTAAAGACATATCAAGTATTTGAAAGTGTTCAAGAAATGGATGCACATATTAAGTCGCATATAACGGAGAATTATTATAAGTTAAATGATACGGATCGTGCAGTGTTATCTTTGCTCGCACAGTATGCGTGTAAGTATCCTGGAGCTACTCATTTGAAAGTGGAAACAATCACTCAAACAATAAATAAATCGGATGCGACTATTCGACGGACGTTACGCAAGTTAGAAAGCCTTCATGTCATTAAGAGAATCTCAACTATTCGACGTGTTACAAAAGGTTATGGCGCTAATATTTTAATCATTTTGCCTTTTGATGACCAATCGGAAATGATCAGTCGAGAAGTTTCTCAATCTCCAATAAACTCAAGTACTGAAGAGCATTTTCCACAATTAGAAACCGATTATTCTTTAAGCCCTAAAAAAGAATTATTTCATAATACGTATTCTAACGAAATTGTCGTTACCACAGATACTGTGGATAATTCTAAAATTATAAATTCTAGTACATTCTACCAACAGTTCCAATCGACTATTTTCTCGATGCTTGGAAAAGACCAAAAAACAGTCAGTCATTTGTATGGTGTTTACCGAAGCCTAACTTACCGTGTCACTAATTATCTTCCTCAGTATAAGAATCTTTACGAAAAAATTGGATATCAGGCACTGACAATTTCGTTACAGGCGTCAAAAAAGAAAAAAATTCGTAATCTTGCAGGTTATTACACGGGCACTTTCGAAAAAATTTGCCAACGAGACTTGTTTGAATTCTATAACGAGTTTGAAGAATAATCGCTTCATTGGAACTATTCGTTCTGGTTATTCTGTGCATAAATGACTCCGGTCTCTTACTATATATCCACCTTCAACCTGTGCAATAATTACTACACCATATTATGTGTGATTTTAGTCCGCTCAAATTTTCAAGTACTCTTATGAAATGTTTTATTTAAACTATCGCTAATAAGTCAGATTTTTAAACTTTCTTCATTTATATTAAGCAAGGAACAGAACTTTATAGTACTCGGTTACGTCATTAAATTTAGTTAAGAGAAGGAGTGAGGTTATGGGATTCTGGTATTTTTTAATATTGTTCCTTGGATTATTTTTAGTAGTTTTAGGACTACTCAGGCACAAAAAATTTAGCTTGGTATTTGTAGGACTAGTATGTATCTCGTTATCCTTGTTTATGTTTTCTCCAGGAAGTGCGGAAATCATTTCAGAATTATTTAATTTGAATTAGAGTTCAATTTAAAAATAGCGAGTAAGTGAACGATAAATGGTCCACTCACTCGCTATGAATTAACCCTGTTGACTTTTTAGTGCCCACAAAATTTGTGGGGCAGCTTTTCTTCTATTAAACAGGCATGCCTATAATCGCTTTAGGCTCCAGAAATTCTTCAATTCCATAATCTCCCCATTCGCGACCAATACCAGATTGCTTAAAGCCGCCAAACGGTGCCGATATATCTGATTTACTATTATTGATTCTTATTTGCCCTGCTCGAATATTTAATGCCACTTTCTTTAGTTCTTCTTTATCATTTCCGAATATATAACCAGCTAGACCATAAACGGTATCATTGGCAATTTCAATAGCTTCGTCAATGTCTTTATACGTGATAACCGACATGACAGGTCCAAAGATTTCCTCCTGTGCGATGGTCATATCGTTTTGTACGTTTGTGAAAACCGTTATTTTGGAAAAGAAACCTTTATCAATTCCATCGGGTTTACCAGGTCCCCCTATAGCAAGTGTGGCACCTTCTTCTTCCCCTTTTTTGATATAGGATTGAACGGTTTCCCATTGCTCTTTGGAAACCTGTGGACCCATAAATGTATCTTTGTCCTGTGGATCACCAACAGGGAACTCCGTTACTAATTCCTTCATTGCTTCAATAAAATCATCATGCATTTCTTCTGGTACAATCATTCTTGTTGCTGCGGAGCATACCTGTCCTGTATTTGTAGCAATTTGAGTTATTGCGGTTTTCGCTGCTTCTTTTACATCGGCATCCTTTAAAATGACTAATGGAGATTTTCCTCCAAGTTCTAATGAGACATTTTTAATGTCCTGTGCAGCATTCTTCATCAAACTGCTTCCTACTGCTCCCGATCCAGTAAAGGATACAAAATCGATATCGGGATGAGAGCTAATGGCCTCCCCGACTATTGAACCCGAACCATTTACCAAGTTAAACACTCCTTTAGGGACCCCAACTTTGTCAAAAATTTCGGCAATAATAACAGCAGCAAATGGCGTTTGTGATGCAGGCTTCACTACTAAAGTGCTACCAGCTGCCAATGCACTAGCCAGCTTTGTAGAAATCTGATTAGTAGGGAAGTTCCAAGGTGTAATCAGTCCTGAGACGCCGATAGGTTCTTTCTTTATATAAGAGTTCTCTCTTTCCTCTATGAACTCAAATGTTTTCAATTCCTCCGCAGCCTGCTTAAAGTGTTTAAGCCCCATTCGATAATGGATTTCCTCCGATTTTGTTATTGGAGCTCCTAACTCTTCCGTCATTATTTTTACTAAATCATCTTTACGTTTTTCGTATTCTTTTGCAATATCCTCTAAAAGCTTTATCCGGTCATCCACTGATGTTTTTGAAAAGGTATGAAACGCGTCTTTTGCGGCCTGAACAGACCGATTCACGTCTTCTTCCGTACCGCTACTAATCTTACCAATCACTTCTTCTGTTGCAGGGTTTACTACTTCAATTGTTTCTGAACCAGTAGAGTCTACCCATTCACCATTGATGTATTGTTTTGTATGATTAAGCATAACCAAACCCCTTTATATGTTGACTTATTATAAATGTTCCCTTTTCAATTGATAGTAAACAATTGGACAACCAGGTTTAAGGAGGGGGGATTACTCGAGCGTTTTAACTTTCAGCGGAGATTAATCTTCTACAATTTCAATCACTTCCGTATAAATAGCATTGGCATATTGACTTAGCCGCTCACTCAAGTTTTCACCTAGTTTACTGTATTCACTATCTGCCTGCTCTATATGATTACAAAACTCTGCTACCAAACTTTCATAATGAGGGTCTTCTATTCTACTTTTTTCTACAGCCAAAAATAATTTCCATAGCTGCTCTATGTATCTCTTTTCTATTTCTGCATATTCATTTGCTCCTACTTTTTCAAGCACCTTCGACAATCTAATGCTGTATGTTTGAATACCCATTTTCTCAAT
The genomic region above belongs to Psychrobacillus sp. FSL K6-2836 and contains:
- a CDS encoding helix-turn-helix domain-containing protein, giving the protein MTIYLKTYQVFESVQEMDAHIKSHITENYYKLNDTDRAVLSLLAQYACKYPGATHLKVETITQTINKSDATIRRTLRKLESLHVIKRISTIRRVTKGYGANILIILPFDDQSEMISREVSQSPINSSTEEHFPQLETDYSLSPKKELFHNTYSNEIVVTTDTVDNSKIINSSTFYQQFQSTIFSMLGKDQKTVSHLYGVYRSLTYRVTNYLPQYKNLYEKIGYQALTISLQASKKKKIRNLAGYYTGTFEKICQRDLFEFYNEFEE
- a CDS encoding aldehyde dehydrogenase family protein encodes the protein MLNHTKQYINGEWVDSTGSETIEVVNPATEEVIGKISSGTEEDVNRSVQAAKDAFHTFSKTSVDDRIKLLEDIAKEYEKRKDDLVKIMTEELGAPITKSEEIHYRMGLKHFKQAAEELKTFEFIEERENSYIKKEPIGVSGLITPWNFPTNQISTKLASALAAGSTLVVKPASQTPFAAVIIAEIFDKVGVPKGVFNLVNGSGSIVGEAISSHPDIDFVSFTGSGAVGSSLMKNAAQDIKNVSLELGGKSPLVILKDADVKEAAKTAITQIATNTGQVCSAATRMIVPEEMHDDFIEAMKELVTEFPVGDPQDKDTFMGPQVSKEQWETVQSYIKKGEEEGATLAIGGPGKPDGIDKGFFSKITVFTNVQNDMTIAQEEIFGPVMSVITYKDIDEAIEIANDTVYGLAGYIFGNDKEELKKVALNIRAGQIRINNSKSDISAPFGGFKQSGIGREWGDYGIEEFLEPKAIIGMPV
- a CDS encoding DMP19 family protein, with protein sequence MKIKLKRSELQTNNDIWNAVLAAYGQYDFPTEDEKMNDFFILFNYYCELESGGHESLFNWFSEHIEKMGIQTYSIRLSKVLEKVGANEYAEIEKRYIEQLWKLFLAVEKSRIEDPHYESLVAEFCNHIEQADSEYSKLGENLSERLSQYANAIYTEVIEIVED